From the Prochlorococcus marinus str. AS9601 genome, the window TAAATCGCAATTAAGTTTTAAGGATTCTATACATTTTGCTACTTTTTCAGGGTCTTTCATAAGTGAAGCGCCAAAATTTCCAGAACAGACCCTTGGACTCGGACAACCAACATTAAAGTTTATTTCGTCATAACCCCAATCTTGCGCCATTCGAGCTGCCTCTTTAAGGATTTTAGGATCGTCCCCACCAAACTGAATCGATATCGGATGTTCTTCACCATTAAAATCTAGAAAATTTTCTTTTTTATTCGTATGAACTAAACTTTGGGCCACAATCATTTCTGTATACAACAGAGCTTCAGAACTTATTTTTCTCATTATCATTCTGAAATGTTTATCAGTACAGTCCATCATTGGAGCAATACTTAATTTATGAATATTTTTTATAGAATTATGTTGAATGTAACTCATTATTTTTTTTGATTTAGATATATGAATCAATTTCTATCAAGAAGAATTTTTATTTTAATTCCTACTATGTCAATCTTAAAGATATTCTTTAAACCTATGCAAGTGTTAGCATCTTCACTTGCTTCTAAAGAAGCGTGGAATTTCTCAAGAGATGAATGGAAATCTAGGCTTAGTCCAGAATCTTATTATATTTTAAGGGAAGAAGGGACTGAAAGAGCTTTCAGTAGCCAATTAAATAATGAGAAAAGAAAAGGCATTTTTCACTGTGCAGGTTGCGATTTGCCCCTTTTTTCTTCAGATAAAAAGTTCGATAGTGGTACAGGATGGCCAAGTTTTTGGGATTCAATTCAAGGATCAGTAGAAACTAAAGTTGATTTTAAGTTAATTGTTCCTAGAACCGAATATCATTGCGCTAGATGCGGAGGTCATCAAGGACATGTTTTCAATGACGGGCCACTTCCTACTGGCAAAAGATACTGTAATAATGGATTAGCATTAAGGTTTGTTCCTGACTAAATATTTGTGCGGCCTTCCGCAACTTGTTTTGTGCATCACTTTGTTGGAGAATAGTTTTATTAAATTTTAGAAAAATGATTGAAAATCAATCAGACAATATTGATAATAAAGAAAATGATCTTTCTGATCAGGATAATGCTCTTGAAAATGT encodes:
- the msrB gene encoding peptide-methionine (R)-S-oxide reductase MsrB; protein product: MNQFLSRRIFILIPTMSILKIFFKPMQVLASSLASKEAWNFSRDEWKSRLSPESYYILREEGTERAFSSQLNNEKRKGIFHCAGCDLPLFSSDKKFDSGTGWPSFWDSIQGSVETKVDFKLIVPRTEYHCARCGGHQGHVFNDGPLPTGKRYCNNGLALRFVPD